A window from Montipora capricornis isolate CH-2021 chromosome 7, ASM3666992v2, whole genome shotgun sequence encodes these proteins:
- the LOC138056503 gene encoding uncharacterized protein, with protein sequence MLRSTPLLTLAFAILATVHVTRCQMTERIYSRPLREMLLARYNIIIHMTYLERDFRNLFRVNNFLFVLKRVPRYIFNFYVANFHIMERRKTTGGLQSLSEILRELELPEVLALFTSETLQNYYEQTAAALVPKMKQRIDAFMESSEPTDTFVFPWSEICPTSRSAYELEKEISITDICSSTQKCSSTQFPYGSSRFDVTDACTSDNKCDLERALPMMVGVYWHALSAFIVKQFCYYSCIRVLGGGGCSNFESYERLVEEAKLLIDYTSALPAYFNSVWNVNFLQRAVASNAFSNLDTAMTMIEEKRSDFDKIPHMCHAIKFTKACHYADIYKEFIFIKKVQHYRMNPGLVKDLRLHSRVNHAIMVELQRDTIRHIEILGTIQRLDDNLRASVSGISSYFSSLANYDEGIANADVAFIQGELDKYETATSKVETRLKEEFTTAMGFMQATALGNFIEQSALLVARIVENCNPLRVIFGGSEPGDIFEKAADVANAASTLVRASALFASLDSLQADSVWITQAFVGENSNRAQLSHINSLVEKIRNNQAGDIGIDADNFIEDYAGYTPQTDRSRLAHNNALWSAFKDATCEILNGDVGIAGSIPQSIAGGMLICEKLEGTLAQFFTLREDIFDFQFQLIDSLATVVRGNIANRLAQNIEGQGDVLEATDLMTGFLMAQNRLQTQSSLYCDKLEYKQLGEHVEACSTVNGLFSKENVDSLIAHTDHSRYDSFHRDVYIPTKPAFQGDTGYIDLTSLSKGESVLFKVPANDSWLHNYRWTLPGETTVPFVESFEIFLPHAHYNTGAEQQHTTSRVTVKSVAGSAVSTLAPNTSPIYFLPEEHSSYVTLYEEGYTSCTSNDIENPYSLCENLPRICDKSSRQAGESLLPTILSTWKLKYKISLGAEVLEWDAPTPATNLLIRAKIVIQMLPITRKRGHFPKPLKRSMSTDEVLSTNGCCDEGNRYRRSLNDRVCKVCPDRSTSRLGGLYCEIDEHEPQPGAE encoded by the coding sequence ATGCTTCGAAGCACACCTCTTCTAACGCTGGCCTTCGCAATATTGGCCACCGTCCACGTGACTCGATGCCAGATGACTGAAAGGATTTATAGTCGACCGCTCAGGGAAATGCTTTTAGCCCGATACAACATAATCATCCATATGACCTACCTAGAGCGAGATTTTCGGAACCTTTTTCGCGTGAATAATTTCCTGTTCGTTTTGAAAAGGGTTCCCCGATATATCTTCAACTTTTATGTCGCTAACTTTCACATCATGGAAAGAAGGAAGACCACGGGAGGTCTACAATCCTTGTCTGAGATACTGCGAGAGTTGGAACTGCCAGAGGTTCTCGCACTCTTTACAAGCGAAACATTACAAAATTACTACGAGCAAACCGCCGCTGCGTTAGTTCCAAAAATGAAACAACGCATCGACGCCTTCATGGAATCGAGTGAACCTACCGACACATTCGTGTTTCCTTGGAGTGAAATTTGCCCTACAAGTCGGAGCGCGTATGAATTAGAGAAGGAAATCAGTATTACTGACATCTGCAGCAGCACCCAGAAATGCTCCTCCACTCAGTTTCCCTATGGAAGCTCTCGGTTTGACGTCACCGATGCCTGTACAAGTGACAACAAATGTGACCTTGAAAGAGCATTACCAATGATGGTTGGTGTCTATTGGCATGCCTTAAGTGCTTTCATCGTGAAACAATTTTGTTATTATAGTTGTATTCGTGTCCTTGGAGGAGGAGGATGCTCAAATTTTGAAAGCTACGAGAGACTTGTCGAAGAGGCGAAACTACTGATAGACTATACAAGTGCCTTGCCAGCATATTTCAACAGCGTGTGGAATGTAAACTTCCTTCAAAGGGCAGTCGCTTCAAACGCTTTCTCAAACCTTGATACAGCTATGACCATgattgaagaaaaaagaagcGATTTCGATAAAATCCCACACATGTGTCACGCGATTAAGTTTACCAAAGCGTGCCATTATGCAGACATCTACAAAGAATTTATCTTCATCAAAAAAGTCCAACATTATAGAATGAACCCTGGATTGGTGAAAGATTTGAGGCTGCACTCGAGAGTAAATCACGCAATAATGGTGGAACTGCAGAGAGATACCATAAGACATATTGAAATCCTTGGGACCATCCAGCGATTAGATGACAACTTGAGGGCTTCTGTGTCAGGGATTTCTTCGTACTTTTCAAGTCTCGCTAATTATGACGAAGGAATAGCGAATGCTGATGTTGCTTTCATTCAAGGAGAACTGGACAAGTACGAGACGGCTACATCAAAAGTGGAGACAAGGCTCAAGGAAGAGTTCACGACAGCCATGGGGTTCATGCAAGCAACAGCTTTGGGCAACTTCATAGAACAGTCTGCACTCCTTGTAGCGAGAATCGTCGAGAATTGTAATCCCCTTCGAGTTATTTTTGGTGGTTCTGAGCCAGGTGACATTTTTGAGAAAGCTGCGGATGTTGCAAATGCTGCATCAACATTAGTGAGGGCCTCAGCTCTCTTTGCCTCTTTAGACAGCCTGCAAGCAGATTCTGTGTGGATTACGCAGGCATTCGTTGGTGAAAACTCCAACAGAGCTCAGCTCAGCCATATTAATTCACTTGTAGAGAAAATACGAAACAATCAAGCTGGCGACATTGGGATAGATGCTGATAACTTCATTGAGGATTATGCCGGTTATACACCACAGACAGATCGATCTCGTTTGGCCCACAATAATGCACTGTGGTCTGCATTCAAAGACGCCACATGTGAGATTCTAAATGGTGATGTTGGAATTGCAGGATCCATTCCACAATCGATCGCAGGTGGAATGCTCATATGCGAAAAGTTAGAAGGAACTCTTGCTCAGTTCTTTACACTGCGTGAGGACATCTTTGATTTCCAGTTTCAATTGATCGATTCACTGGCTACGGTCGTTCGTGGAAATATTGCCAATCGACTCGCACAAAACATCGAAGGCCAAGGAGATGTCCTAGAGGCAACTGACTTAATGACTGGATTTCTGATGGCACAGAACCGTCTACAGACACAGTCATCCCTGTATTGTGATAAGTTGGAATATAAACAACTTGGAGAACACGTTGAAGCTTGCTCCACGGTCAATGGCCTCTTCAGCAAAGAGAACGTTGACTCTTTGATAGCACACACAGATCACTCACGATATGACAGTTTTCACAGAGATGTATACATCCCAACAAAACCCGCTTTTCAGGGTGATACTGGCTACATAGACCTTACTTCGTTAAGCAAAGGAGAATCGGTGTTGTTTAAGGTGCCAGCGAACGACAGCTGGCTACACAACTACCGGTGGACCTTGCCTGGAGAAACTACCGTCCCTTTCGTAGAGAGTTTCGAGATTTTCCTTCCACATGCTCATTACAACACGGGCGCAGAACAGCAACACACCACTTCCCGAGTCACAGTTAAGTCGGTTGCTGGCAGTGCAGTTTCCACCCTTGCTCCAAACACGTCACCAATTTACTTCTTGCCAGAAGAACACAGCTCCTACGTCACTCTCTACGAAGAAGGCTATACCAGTTGCACGTCAAATGATATCGAAAATCCCTACAGTCTCTGCGAAAACTTGCCGAGGATTTGTGATAAGTCTTCTAGGCAAGCTGGAGAGAGCCTTCTTCCCACAATTCTGTCCACCTGGAAGCTCAAGTATAAGATTTCGTTAGGTGCTGAGGTACTGGAATGGGATGCCCCAACTCCCGCCACTAATCTACTGATCAGAGCTAAAATAGTCATACAAATGCTACCAATCACCAGGAAACGAGGCCATTTTCCCAAGCCACTGAAGAGATCAATGTCCACTGATGAAGTCCTGTCTACCAATGGCTGCTGTGATGAAGGAAACAGGTACAGGAGATCGCTGAATGATCGCGTTTGTAAAGTGTGTCCTGATCGTTCGACGTCCAGGCTGGGAGGACTGTATTGTGAGATTGACGAGCACGAACCACAACCAGGAGCTGAGTGA
- the LOC138055793 gene encoding ATP-dependent DNA helicase RecQ-like: protein MFYSSLQAAISHSIYSNVNLKVKQVICLEASAVLPTGYGKSVIFHLLPSLFFDKINYERGAAAHPVVIVVSPLNALIKDQIRRLQEGDVKAAILNVKKKTNSEDLEFKALSDANLSQLRDAKYEVIFTHPEAFITCKQGIELFQTAKYQRNVHAIVIYEAHCILEW from the coding sequence ATGTTTTACAGTAGCCTTCAGGCTGCAATTTCGCACAGCATTTATTCTAACGTTAATCTgaaagttaaacaagttatctGCCTCGAGGCAAGCGCCGTGTTACCCACTGGATATGGAAAGTCGGTTAtatttcatcttcttccttCGTTATTCTTCGACAAAATCAACTATGAACGTGGAGCAGCAGCTCATCCCGTAGTAATTGTTGTTTCCCCTCTTAATGCGCTGATCAAAGATCAGATCAGAAGGCTCCAGGAAGGAGATGTTAAAGCAGCGATATTGAAcgtgaagaagaaaacaaactcgGAGGATTTGGAATTCAAGGCTCTCAGCGACGCCAACCTCTCGCAGCTAAGAGATGCAAAATACGAGGTGATCTTTACACATCCTGAAGCCTTCATAACTTGCAAGCAAGGAATAGAGTTATTCCAAACTGCGAAATATCAAAGGAATGTTCATGCCATTGTGATTTATGAAGCCCATTGTATTTTGGAATGGTGA
- the LOC138057758 gene encoding uncharacterized protein, whose translation MCHLIEFTKACPYADIYKEFIFIKKVQHYRVNPGLVKDLRLHSRVNHVIMARLQRDTLRHIEILGTIQQLDDNLRAPVSGISSYFSGLADYDEGIANADVAFIQGELEKYETATRDVDEKLKEEFRTAMGLMEATALANLAEEAALLAARIVENCNPLRVIFGGSEPGDIIEQSAEVANAASKVVRATALFISLERLQLDSREITDAFVGENSNSAQLSLIKSLVDKIRNNQAGDIGADADKFLQDYAGYTPQIDRSRLAQNNALWSAFKDATCEILNGDVGIAGSIPQSIAGGMLVCENLEGTLAQFFTLREDIFDFQFQLIDSLAKVVRGNIAKRLAKNIKGKGDVLEATDLMIGFLMAQNRVQTHSSLYCDKLEYQQLGKHVEACSTVNGLFSKENIDLLIAYTDHSRYDRFHRDVYIPTKPSFHGDTGYIDVNSLSKGESVLFKLPADDGWLQKYRWTQPGETTVPFVESFEIFFPHNNYNTGAEQQHISSRVTINSAAASAVSTLAPNTSPVYILPEGHGSYVTLYEEGYTSCKSNEIENPYSLCENLPWICDKSEREAGESLLPTILSTWKLKYKISKGDEVLRWDAPTPATNLLIRAKIVIRMLPNTRKRGHFPEPLKRSIDEVLSTNGCCDEGNRFRRSLNDRICTVCPDRSTSRLRGLYCEIDEQEPQPGTE comes from the coding sequence ATGTGTCACTTGATTGAATTTACCAAAGCGTGCCCTTATGCAGACATCTACAAAGAATTTATATTCATCAAAAAAGTCCAACATTATAGAGTGAACCCTGGATTGGTGAAAGATTTGAGGCTACACTCGAGAGTAAATCACGTAATAATGGCGAGACTGCAGAGAGATACCCTAAGACATATTGAAATTCTTGGAACCATCCAACAATTAGATGACAACTTGAGAGCTCCTGTGTCAGGAATTTCTTCATACTTTTCAGGTCTCGCTGATTATGACGAAGGAATAGCGAATGCTGATGTTGCTTTTATTCAAGGAGAACTGGAGAAGTACGAGACGGCTACAAGAGATGTGGATGAGAAACTCAAGGAAGAGTTTAGGACAGCCATGGGGTTAATGGAAGCAACAGCTTTAGCCAACTTGGCAGAGGAGGCTGCACTCCTCGCAGCAAGAATCGTCGAGAACTGTAATCCACTTCGGGTTATTTTTGGTGGTTCTGAACCAGGTGACATAATTGAGCAATCTGCGGAGGTTGCAAATGCTGCATCAAAAGTTGTAAGGGCCACGGCTCTCTTTATCTCCTTAGAAAGACTGCAGTTAGATTCTAGGGAGATTACGGACGCATTCGTTGGTGAAAACTCGAACAGCGCTCAGCTCAGCCTTATTAAATCACTTGTAGACAAAATACGAAACAATCAAGCTGGCGACATTGGGGCAGATGCTGATAAATTCCTTCAGGATTATGCCGGCTATACACCACAGATAGATCGATCTCGTTTGGCCCAAAATAACGCTCTGTGGTCTGCATTCAAAGACGCCACATGTGAGATTCTAAATGGTGATGTTGGAATTGCAGGATCCATTCCACAATCGATCGCAGGTGGAATGCTCGTATGCGAAAATTTAGAAGGAACTCTTGCTCAGTTCTTTACACTGCGAGAGGACATCTTTGATTTCCAGTTTCAATTGATCGATTCACTGGCTAAGGTCGTTCGTGGAAATATTGCCAAGCGGCTCGCAAAAAACATCAAAGGCAAAGGAGATGTCCTAGAAGCAACTGACTTGATGATTGGGTTTCTGATGGCACAGAACCGTGTACAGACACATTCATCCCTGTATTGTGATAAGTTGGAATATCAACAACTAGGAAAACACGTGGAAGCTTGCTCCACGGTAAATGGCCTCTTCAGCAAAGAGAACATTGACCTTTTGATAGCATACACAGATCATTCACGATATGACAGGTTTCACAGAGATGTATACATCCCAACAAAACCTAGTTTCCATGGTGATACTGGCTACATAGACGTTAATTCGTTAAGCAAAGGAGAGTCGGTGTTGTTCAAGCTGCCAGCGGACGACGGCTGGCTACAGAAATACCGGTGGACCCAGCCTGGGGAAACTACCGTCCCCTTCGTAGAGAGTTTTGAGATTTTCTTTCCACATAATAATTACAACACGGGCGCAGAACAGCAACACATCTCTTCCCGAGTCACAATTAATTCGGCTGCTGCCAGCGCAGTTTCCACCCTTGCTCCAAACACGTCACCAGTTTACATCTTGCCAGAAGGACACGGCTCCTACGTCACTCTCTACGAAGAAGGCTACACCAGTTGCAAGTCAAATGAGATCGAAAATCCCTACAGTCTCTGCGAAAACTTGCCGTGGATTTGTGATAAGTCTGAGAGGGAAGCTGGAGAGAGCCTTCTTCCCACAATTCTGTCGACGTGGAAGCTCAAGTATAAGATTTCGAAAGGTGATGAAGTACTGAGATGGGATGCCCCAACTCCCGCCACCAATCTACTGATCAGAGCTAAAATCGTCATACGAATGCTACCAAATACAAGGAAACGAGGCCATTTTCCCGAGCCACTGAAGAGATCAATTGATGAAGTCCTGTCTACCAATGGCTGCTGTGATGAAGGAAACAGGTTCAGGAGATCGCTGAATGATCGCATTTGTACGGTGTGTCCTGATCGTTCGACGTCCAGGCTGCGAGGACTGTACTGTGAGATCGACGAACAAGAACCACAACCAGGGACTGAGTGA
- the LOC138056524 gene encoding uncharacterized protein, whose translation MAARLVQRVACLCRRNAAEKAGFNRKMSIFTRYREPPNGFLFNEKPLKPGEKRQWEEWEEPWYRWWALILVVMPVMFYYKPDTKPQTWARKQALRIVAERDAAEAEAVARGELVEEDTGDIVINWKPLM comes from the exons atggcagctCGCTTAGTTCAGAGAGTCGCTTGTTTGTGTAGACGAAATGCTGCTGAAAAGGCGGGTTTTAATCGTAAAATGAGTATTTTTACGAGGTACAGGGAACCACCCAATGGTTTTCTGTTCAATGAGAAG CCACTGAAGCCTGGAGAGAAGCGACAGTGGGAGGAATGGGAAGAGCCGTGGTACAGATGGTGGGCTTTGATTCTTGTCGTGATGCCTGTAATGTTTTACTACAAACCCGATACCAA ACCTCAGACGTGGGCAAGGAAGCAAGCCTTGAGAATTGTGGCTGAGCGAGATGCTGCTGAGGCTGAAGCTGTGGCAAGGGGAGAGCTTGTAGAAGAAGATACTGGTGATATTGTGATCAACTGGAAGCCTCTTATGTGA
- the LOC138056523 gene encoding N-alpha-acetyltransferase daf-31-like, giving the protein MNVRCATPEDLMNMQHCNLLCLPENYQMKYYFYHGLSWPQLSYVAEDEKGKIVGYVLAKMEEEPDEAVHGHITSLAVKRSHRRLGLAQKLMEQASRAMVECFNAQYVSLHVRKSNRAALHLYNKTLGFSISEIEPKYYADGEDAYAMKRDLTGLRLEEKCATEDPDVANLEDQAKAMAVKDNCKDLCEGSYKCCSSYSRRNVKEDTSGRCPRTTLGETKDKKT; this is encoded by the exons ATGAATGTACGATGTGCAACG CCGGAAGATCTCATGAACATGCAGCATTGTAATTTACTCTGCCTACCAGAAAATTatcaaatgaaatattatttctaCCATGGATTGTCTTGGCCTCAG CTGTCGTATGTTGCTGAGGATGAAAAGGGAAAGATTGTGGGATATGTTCTTGCCAAAAT GGAAGAAGAGCCTGATGAGGCAGTTCATGGACACATCACGTCTTTG GCTGTGAAAAGGTCGCACAGAAGATTAGGCCTGGCGCAAAAACTTATGGAGCAG GCGTCCCGTGCCATGGTTGAGTGTTTCAATGCACAGTATGTTTCTCTCCATGTCAGAAAGAG CAACAGAGCAGCTCTTCACTTGTACAACAAGACCCTGGGCTTCAG CATTTCTGAGATTGAACCAAAGTACTATGCCGATGGAGAAGATGCTTATGCAATGAAGAGGGATTTGACTGGTCTGAGACTAGAG gaGAAATGTGCTACAGAAGATCCAGATGTTGCAAATCTAGAGGATCAAGCAAAGGCAATGGCTGTAAAGGATAATTGCAAAGATCTCTGTGAAGGAAGTTACAAGTGCTGTTCATCGTATTCACGCCGTAATGTTAAAGAAGACACTTCAGGGAGGTGTCCTAGAACGACGCTTGGAGAAACAAAGGATAAAAAAACCTGA